Genomic segment of bacterium:
ACTGGTACCGATTCTCGAACGATACGGCTTTGCCTGGGGCGGATACTGGGATACCGCCGATGGGATGCACTTCGAGTTCGCCGACCTCACCCTGCTGGAAGCGGCTCCCCCTGCCCCCGTGCTGCTCCTCATCGATGGCACGCCCCATCCTGAGGTCCCGCTGGTCCGGGATGAGCAGCGTTTCTTCACGATCGCCGGACCGCTGGGAGCCGCACTGGGACGTCCGATGCCAGCCACCGAAGCCGGGCTGCGGGTCCCCCTCAGGGTGATCGCCGAGCTCGCGGGGTTCCGCGTGAAGTACCACCGCGACGAGGATCAGGAGCGGATCGAACTGCTGTCGGTCTGATGTCAGGACTACAGGGCCGGGACCGCAAGTGACACCAGCAAGGATGCCGGGACCGCCGCATCCGCCGGCAGGTCCGCAGGAAGCGGCTGGCCAAGCACCGCATCGAGGGCATCCGCGGGGACCTCGCCCTGGGGACGCGCAGCGTAGAGGTCTTCACGCCGTAAACGATGCCCTGCGGGCAGCGACCGTGTCAGGTATAGCCCCGGACGTCCTGCGGTGCGCAGCCCGGTCTCCCGGCCCTTCGCCTCCTTGACGCCATCCCCCCGCATCTGCCAGAGGAGGGGTGTGGCCTCGACCAGCTCCTGCAGCATGGCGGGGTCGGCGGACCCGGCCTGGTCCGGCCCCGGGAGTTCGCGATCGAGGGTGAAATGCTTTTCGATGAGGCAGGCACCCATCGCGATCGCCGCGAACGCGGCGAGGTTGCCGGTCCAGTGGTCGCTGAATCCTATGGGCCAGGAGAACTCCGCGGCGAGCGTCCGCAGCGCCAGCAAATTGACCTCTTCCGCTTCGGGCGGGTACTGCGTGATGCAATGCAGCAACACGATGCCCGGACAGCCCCCGGCTTCCAGCCGTCCGACCCCATACGCCACTTCGTCCAGCGTCGTCATGCCCGTGGAGAGAATCACCGGCTTGCCGGTCGCCGCCACTGCATCCAGCAGGAGCGGATTGGTGCAGTCGCTCGAAGCGATCTTGAATGCCGGCACCTGCAGGACATCGTTGAGAAATGCCACCCAGTCGACACCGAAGGGTGTACAGAGAAAGGGGATCCCCTCAGCGATCGCCACCTGATGCAACGCCTGGAAGTCAGACTCGGTGAGGGCCCATTCCTGGAACATCTCGACTGCGACCGGATTCGCCACAGGATTGAAGAGCCGTGAGGGGGTAAACGCCTGGAACTTCACGGCATCCGCGCCTGCTTTCCGGCCAGCCCGGATCATGGCCCCTCCCAGATGGGGGTCGCCGTTATGGTTGATGCCGATTTCTGCCAGGATCAGGGGGCGATGGCCGGGGCCTACGGGCTGACCGGCGATGGTGACAGATCGGGGAGTGCGGTCCATGCGGACTCCTTGAGGGACTGAATGGTGGAGGCGAGATGCTGTTCCGGGGGCTGGTTCCGGGTATGTCGGCTGGCTAATTCGCGAAGGGCGGTCCAGGCAAAGGCTGCCGGTGCGATCGGTTCCTCGGGGAGGAGGTTGGCGATCCAGCGGTAGTCGTCGGGGGTGTCTACGGTGAGGCGGAGGTCCGGGAGTCGGTACTCCACCGGGACCTGCCAGCGAGTGATCCGGAACTGCGCCGGACGCCGCAGGAGTCCCAGCGTGGCGTGTTCCCGTTCATCTGCTGCTTCCACCAGTTGATCCAGCCGCAACAGCGCTTCCCGCCGCACGATTTCTACGGTGGTCCCCAGGGGCGCTCCTTCGATGGAGCAGTAGTCGGCATCGGCAGCGACAGCCGCTGCGAGCGCTGATTGGATGAACTCCGGTAGCACGAAGGGGTTATCGGCGGTGGCTCGCAGGACCCACTCGACCCCCTTGCAGGACTCCGCCGCCAGCACCAGCCGTCGCAGCACATCCGCTTCCGGTCCCCTGACACAGTCCCCCGCGAGGTACTCCGACAGGGGATCGTCTGTCGCACTGTCAGGGATACAGGGGATGACCGAGACGACGGTCGCGAGTCGCTGGATCGACCAGTCGATGAGTCGCCAGGCACCGAGGGGCAGCAGCACTTTGCCCGGGAGGCGGGAGGCATTCAGGCGCGCCTGCAGGAGGGCCACAGCGGACACGAGGAGTGTTATCGACTCATAAACGCAAAAATCGAGACCTAGCCCGCCTGATCCAGAAATCGGGCTTCCGGACTGGCCTCCGGCGCATGGTAGCCCCGACTCACCCGCAGTTGATGAATGTTCCGCAATTCGGCAGCGAGCTGCTCCTGGCGTCCGGCGAGAGCCAGGGCGATGGCCTCGTCCTGCCCCAGGATGGTCTCCATGAGGGGCAGAAGCTGCTCGCGTACGGGAGCTTCAGCCGCAGCAGCCGGGCGATTCTCGTCCCGCATCCAGAGGTGCCGCTCCTGGAGCAATGTGAGGGCGGCTTCGAGCGACTCCGGGTCCGCCGCCATCGCGGCGAGGATCTGCTCATTCAGGGTCAGGATTTGCCGGTAAAAAAGGAGCGGCTCGGCGGCCATGGGGGAGGTCCTCGGCGGTCAGCCAGCGATGTTGATGTGTCGACGCGGCTCGGCTGCTGCGGGCTCGCTGTCAGCAACAGGAAGGACCGGGGGTTCCGTACGGGATTTGCCGATCACTTCTTCCCAGAGGTCCCGGACCTGTTCGGCGATCCGCTGCGCTTCCTCAAAGCGGGCGTCATCCTTGCGGATGTTGGCATCCAGCAGGATGTCGTAGACCAGATAGTAGATCCCCTGCAGATGCGGCACATAGTCCCCCGCTTCGGGATCGAGGGCGATGAGGAGCTCCAGATAGATGTTTTGCGCCTTGATGGTGGCGTTGTGGCAGGTATCGAGCGCGCCTTCCGCCAGAGCTTTGCGGGCCTGGTGAATGAATCCGACCGCGCCATGCAGCAGCGCCTGAAGCTTGCGCTCCGGAGTCGCGGCGTTGATGGACTGCTCCATGTAGGTTTGCTTGACGTCCATAAGCGCGCTGTTACGCCTCCTTCGCACTGACCACCGAGGATTCGACCAGGACCTGCCGGGCCTGACGGACTGCCGACTGCAGGGCCGGACGGAGCCGCATCATCGCCTGTACCACACTGGCGTAGAGCTTCAGGTACGCCTCCAGCGCTTCCATGTAGACGTTGAAATTTGCCTGCTTGCCGCCGAGCGCCGCCTGCGCGTTGAGGAAGCTCTTGATGCCGGTCTGATTCGCCATCTCCAGCAACGTGGTCGCAAACCCATGCTTAAAAAGGCGCTTGCGCATGGCATCGGCGGCATGGAGTCGCTCAGCAGCGAGCCCCTCGGGCAGTCGCCCCAGGGTATGCATCGTGCGATACCACTCCGTGAGGTCGTTGAACGCCTGCCGGGCTTCGCGATCCAGGGACTCGAAGTCCGCCTGCAACTGATCTAACGACGCCATAAAACGTGGGAGGTCCCGCGTCTGCGGCTCACGACGGGCGGCGGCCAGGCGCTCCCAGACATCCAGCGGCTGCGTGCAGTATTCGCCTGCGACATCGCTGAAGTCGCGGACCTGGACCCCTTCTTTCAGGATGCCGCCGCCGGTGGCGTTGATGACTGTGATGTCGGGTGACGTATGGGCGATTTCCCGGACAAACCAGCGGTGGTAGGCGAACATCTGCCGGTTGGTCTGCACCGGCTGACCATAAATGTCGGTCAGGGTCATCAGCCGGCTGTCGTTAAGTCGCGCGGCCTGGGCTTCAGCGGTCATTTCATGGCCCAGTTCCGTCTCAAAGTAGGTCCCGGGGACGTAGGTACGCCCACCCGGGAACGAGAGGTCCTGCCCGAGGAAGATGATGGGATTCCCCCCGACTCGCCGGGCCAGGTCAAAGACCATCGTAGCCACTGAGCCCCAGCACAGGACCTGCCCCATTTCCCCGAGTTCCTGCTCGATCCAGTTCATCAGGCGGTCGCGGAACGAGGCAATAAAGAGCCGGTCGCCATACTCCGCCAGCGAGGCGGGATAGGTCATCGGTTCGGCGCAGAGGTAGGAAGGCACCTGGCTGGCGAGTCCGGCGATGTGCCGGTGGTTCGCTTCCTGGGGGTCGCCAGCGCAGATCAGATGCGGGGTGATGCCCGCATTGAGCAGCGGCCTCAGAGCGGTGTCGCAGGCGATGATCAGACAGCGGTCCTGCACCTGACGCAGGGTCGGTAGGGTCTGCTCCAGGCTCGGACCAGCCGCAACACAGACTACCGGCACGTTCCCAAAGCGATCAAAGAGCGTATTGACTCCTGGACTTCGGACCAGATGCGGCACGCTCTGTAACGTGTTGCTCAGGTACACATGCGCCATCACCATCAGGGTCTGCAGGTTCCCCGCGACCGTGTGCATGTAGCCCCGGATCTGATCCATGAGCTGTGCGGCGAAACCTTCTGGAAGACGACGATCAACATTGGGCGATGACACAAAGGCGATGCCGCTGGCATGGACCATCGAAAAGCGGGTCGCCCAGGTGGAGAAAGCCTGCTCCTGGGTCGGACGAACCAGCAGCGTGACCCGGGGATCCCCCAGCAATGCTGCGAGAGGGCGATCCATCAGTGCCAGGCGGGCGCAGAGGAAGTCCGGCTCGATGATGAGGAGTTGTCCATCCGAAGGAAGCGCGGCCAGCGCCGCTTCCGCGACATACCCCAGGCCGAGACCGAACACGACCGCGTTGCCCCGGCGTGCGACTTCCGCCGCCTCGACGAGGTCACGAGCTTCAGCACCAGGGTCGTACTTCGAGTGGAGCCAGAGCTGGGCAGCGTCTGAACGGGCCTGGAGGGTGAGGTCGCCGGACCGGGCCGGCTCGATGAAGTATTGCCAGCCCCGGAGCCCCGCCGGTTGTTGCTGGAGTCCCAGTTGCTCCGCGAGGGCGAAGTCGTGGGCTGCGAGCGCTCGCAGATTCGCGGTGAGCAGGTCGGTGGGCTGCTCCACCATCAGCTGCGCGTTCATAGCCCCTCCCTGGGCGACCGGGGGACCGATCAGTTGACCGGCGGATCCCCCGATGACTTTTTGCTTCCCGGACGCGGGACCTGCCACGCGTCATCCAGGTCATCGATGCTGACTTCTGTGATGCCATCGGTGTCGGCATGGGTCTGTCCGGTGTGGGTCCGGAAGGTCCGGGGGGCCACCTCGGCATCCGACAGCTGCTGGTCCGGGGACTCATCGAACTCGTCCCCGTCCTCATCGCTCTCCAGCAGGGCCTCGGACCAGGCTCCCTGTGCCGCCCCTTCCTGTCGCTCCCGGGCACGGCGTGCGATCTCTTCCCGGTACTCCGGTACCGCCTTCATGGCCGAGTCCAGCAGCAAAGGCATCACGGCGATGAACTGATAGACCAGTGGCGAGAGGTCGTAGGCCGCCACTTCGCCGGCAGCGGACCAGTCTTCATTTTCGGCAGCCGTCAGGAGTGCTTCGGCCTGCTCCTGCAACCGTTGCTGCAATCTGGCGACACTTCCCCCTTCATCGGACTCCAGCAGGACCCGGGCGAAGTCCAGTTGCAGGACCGTCCGGACCCCCTCGAGCATGGCCAGGAAGTGCTGCAGCAGTTCCATGCAGGCATCGAGCCCTTCCAGGCCCTCGTCGAGTTCCCCCTTACGGATCTGCGCTGCGCTGAACTCCAGTGCCCGGGAGAGCTCCGGCAGGTAGTCGGTGGAATGGAGCAGGCTGTCGATGGCGAGTGCCCGGGGCTCCGCAGTCTGGAGTTCCAGACGTCCAACATTCTCCAGGGCGAAGCCGTAGAGCAGTTCTTCCTGCTCCATCGACAGGGGCTCCTCATTGAGCTGCAGGCTGGTGACCACGCGCCCACCCGGCACGAGTTCCCGCTCAATGCGCTCCATGAGTTCGCCGAAGCTGGTAAGTCCCTCCAGCAGGACCTCCCGCACCTGGCCATCGATGGTGACCTGCATGGTCGTCCGTTCGGTCCTTTGCTCGTCAGGCGCAGCAGCGCCCTGATCCGTGGCCATGAGCGGCCACCTCCCGGGAGTTGTCGGCAGCACGGCTGCCGTCTTGAGCGACAGCCCATTATGACGCCGCTCGCTAGCGGGCTACGCTGATCCCTGACCCGGTCCCCTGCTGTTGCGCGCCGAGTCTGGCGGTCAGGAACTGACTGTCCCGCTGGAGCCGCGACAGCGCTCGCTCCACCTCCACGAACTGCTGCCGGATGCGGGCTTCGTAATCGGCCAGCCGCTCCTCAGCCCGACTCAACTCGGACCCCAATTCGGCGAGGCGCTGGTCCAGCACGCCGCCGGTGGTGATCTGCCGGTTAATGAGCCCGTTCAGACCGGTGAACTCTTTGAGGCTGTTCTCCAGACGACGTGCAATCCCTGCGGCAGCCTGGGCATCAGCCCCGAAAGTCGAGCCGCTGCTCAGGCCGATGGTGTCCTGCAAACTGGCGCCGGCGTTGAGGTCCTGAATGGTGATGAGGGCTTTGCCGACCGTCTCGGTCCGGCTGAACTCCAGCCGCCCGGCGCTGTTGAGTCGAACGCCAATTTTGTCCGTGAGCCCCGCCTGTCCCAGGGCCGTGGTGATGCGATTGACCAGTTCGGCGCTGGTGTAGTACCCGGCATCAAGGGTGATGGTGGCGACATTGAGGGCATCGCCCACCGAGAACGAGAGGCGGCTGCCGAGGGTCAGTCCGAAATTCAGGTTGTTCTGGCTGGCGATGACGACTTTGGATTCCTGCGGATTGCCGAACAGCTGCTGCACGTCATTGGCACGATCTGTCAGCGACTCCCGCAGGGTCGCGTTGCTCTGCAGAGCCGTGAGAATCTCGTCGGGGTCCGTGGTGTCGGCCACCAGCCAGCCCTTTTGCAACTGGTCGTTCAGCACGCTGGTCCCGACACTTCCGGTATTCAGTCCCAGAGCACCCAGTCGATTCAGTGCGGAAGTCACCGACACCACCGGCTCCAGGATCGCCCGGCGACTCTGGGTGACCGCCCGACGAATCGTCTGATCCCGATAAATGAGATCCCGCGTCAGCAGGGCTTCCCGTCGTGATTCGTATTCATCGATTTCCGCGAAGGTCAGGCTCTGCCGCTGGCGCTCCGTCAGTTCCCGGGTCTGTTCCACCTCATCATCGTTCAGCGGCCGGGGATTCAGCAGCAGCAGGGTCTCGTTGTAGCTCACCACGAAATCCCGAATTGCGAGCAGCGACTTCTCGGTATCAACCGTGATGTCGATGGCGACCGGGTCGGCACTGACACCAGTCAGATCCAGGGTGACATCGGGGAGAACATCCTTGATGGTGTTGGTGTTCCGGGTGTAGCTGACCCCATCCAGGGTGAACTCGGCACTCCGACGCGGCGTACCGATGGTCGTGGTTACGGTCGGCGTGTTGGTCAGTCGCAGCGCAGCGAGGATGTTGGACGAGTCGGTCACGGCTCCGACCGTGATGCCGGTGGCGGTCGTGGACTCATCCAGCTTCTGCACCAGGCTGAGACGGTCCGTGACCGGGTCATAAGCGGCGGTGACTCCTGCCGGACTGTTGTTGATTTTCGTGATCAGCGACTGCAGCGTATCGACCCCAGAATCTACGGTCAGCGTGACACCGTTGATCGTGAATGTGCCGCTGGTGGGGGTGATGCTGAGATTTGATCCCGAAAGCGGGCTGGTGAGCGAAACAGTCCCGGCATCCGCGCCGGGAATCGAAGTGCCGCCGGCAGCTTCCAGCAGTCCGGCGATCCGCAGGAAATTCGACGTGTCGCCAGGCCCACCGAGGCGGATGCTCCCCTGCCCCGGCGTCGCGTTTTCCAGCGTGATGCGATCCAGCGCTTCGTCGTAGCGCGCGATGACTCCAGCCCCAGAGCTGTTGATCAGTCCCAGAACGCTGATCACGGTCTGGGTCGCGCTGGTGATGGCGATCACTTTTCCATTGATGGTGAACGTGCCGTCAATGTGGTCAATGGCGTTGGTCGATGAGGACTCGACGGTTTGTGCGAACCCGGCATTGATGAGCCCTCGACCGATATCCAGGGGGGGCGTAGTGGTATTCGTCGACGCGCTGATCCCCGCCTGCCCCAGAATCGCGGCTTTCGTGGCGGGGGCCTGATTCAGTTCGCTGCTCTCGACGGTCCGGATCTGGGCGACCCCGGCGCTAAACGTGTTCCCCCCCACGCCATTGATCGTGATGCCAGGGATCAGTGTCGTGATGGCGGTCCCTTCCGCCTGACTGATGACCGTGCGCTGTTCGGGGCCGCCATTCTCAGGAGTAAAGACCGACACTGCCGTGACATCAGCCGCCAGGGTCGTGGCGTTAGTGGTGGTGACATCGGTGTCGATGCCAGCGGTGGGATCAAGCAGCGTCTCAAGGATGCCCCCAGCCACATCGGTGAAGCGGAGATTTTCTCCCCCCCGGTTACTGCTGATTCTCAGAAAGACGCCACCGCCACCATCGTCCACGAGGGTCGCGGTCACCGAAGGGACCTGCCCATTGATCGCCGCGACCAGGTCCTGGACGCTGCTTTGCTCGGTGAGTCCGAGGATCACGACAGGCGAGGCTCCGCCGGTCCCGGCATCGCGGTCGATGGTGAATCGATTCCAGGTCGTGAGGCCGGGAATGGACCCCAGACGATCCTGTGGCTGGAGGGAGACGGTCCCGGTGACGGAACCTGCGAGGCCTTCGGAGAAGGTCAGCCGATGGCTCCCCCGGGCAGGGACCGAGAAGGCGGTACTGGTCGCAAGCTGGCGGGTTTCGGCAGCACCGGTCACCGAGCGGAACATCACCGGCAAAGTCAGGGTGTTCCCGGTCGGGCCACCGTTGTTGAAGGTCAACCCGAGGCGGGTCTGGCTGGGACCAGCGACCGCATCTGTGACCACGAGCTTGCCGTTTTCGATGGTGGCGAGGGCAGTCCCGGCGTACGCCGTGTTAATCGCTGCCACCAGATCGTTCAGCGTATGCCCGGCCCCATAGGTGTAGTTCGTGGTGACCAGCGTGCCATCGGGCTGGGTGACATTGAGCGTAATGGAATCCAGGCCATCATCCAGCGACGCGCCGGTGAGCTGATCGAGATTGTTCAGAGGTGTGGTGCCATCGGCGACGACGGCGCTGTTGCCCGTCGTGAAGGTCACGGTCCCGGTCAGTTCCTGCGCGACTGCTGCGCCGCTTGCCTGGGTGGTCCCGAGGCCAATCGTGAAAGTCGAGCCTGAGAAGTCCGCGTCATTGAAGGTGAGTCCGCTCAAGGCGAAGTTCCCTGGCTGCGTGATGTCAGTTTCGGTCAGGACCAGTTCGCCCCGGGAGCCGAGCGTCACCTGCACTTCACCACCAAAGGCCGACTGGATCGTCTGCGTCAGTCGCTGGAGGGTATCGGTGCCGTTTCCCGCGAAAGTGAATGTGGCATTCACCGGTGTGCCATCTTTGCGGGAGCCAGCGATCGTGATGGTGTCACCGGCGGTGACCTGTGCAGCGCCGCGCCCTGCCTGCAGGGTCTGGGTGAGCAGGTCGGTGGCTACCGCCCGGGTCCCGCTGAGCTGCTCGCTGCTGACCTGGATGTTGGAAATCCCGGCAGTGTTCCCCTGGGCGAGGAGCGCCGCCGCCCGGTCGAAGCTCCTGTCTGCAAGTCCGCTG
This window contains:
- the fliS gene encoding Flagellar secretion chaperone FliS, coding for MDVKQTYMEQSINAATPERKLQALLHGAVGFIHQARKALAEGALDTCHNATIKAQNIYLELLIALDPEAGDYVPHLQGIYYLVYDILLDANIRKDDARFEEAQRIAEQVRDLWEEVIGKSRTEPPVLPVADSEPAAAEPRRHINIAG
- the neuB gene encoding N,N'-diacetyllegionaminic acid synthase, with protein sequence MDRTPRSVTIAGQPVGPGHRPLILAEIGINHNGDPHLGGAMIRAGRKAGADAVKFQAFTPSRLFNPVANPVAVEMFQEWALTESDFQALHQVAIAEGIPFLCTPFGVDWVAFLNDVLQVPAFKIASSDCTNPLLLDAVAATGKPVILSTGMTTLDEVAYGVGRLEAGGCPGIVLLHCITQYPPEAEEVNLLALRTLAAEFSWPIGFSDHWTGNLAAFAAIAMGACLIEKHFTLDRELPGPDQAGSADPAMLQELVEATPLLWQMRGDGVKEAKGRETGLRTAGRPGLYLTRSLPAGHRLRREDLYAARPQGEVPADALDAVLGQPLPADLPADAAVPASLLVSLAVPAL